A window of Thermoproteus sp. genomic DNA:
CCAGTCGTATAGGAACTCCTCCGTGCCGTATTTAGACGAAAAGCCGGTGTATATCATCACGGCGCTTCCCCGCCTAATCTTTTCTGAATACCTCATCAAATCGCCCGCAGTTATGGCCTCGCCTGGCCTCTTGAAGCTGAAATCCAAGACGTATCCCCTAGCCACGAACCTCTCGGCTGGTATCTTCTCTATGGTGTCTCCGCCCGGCACGAAGTGCGCTGGCGCGTCTATATGGGTGCCCGTGTGGGAGCCCATCTCGAGCCTAGAGAGCGTGACCTCGCCGTACCTCCTGGCCATGCTCACGTATTCGTGCCTGTAGGGGGGATCGCCGGGGTATATCTGCATCCCGTTGTGTAGCTCCCTCGATAGGTCTATGACCTTCATGTACGCTATGGGGCCGGCCTTAAAAACTATATCGCCGCGATCGCCCTTGAGTACTCCTGTAGGAACTGCTTCAAGACCGCCTCGTCTACGGGCTTCTTCCGCCCGGCGTACTCCTTTATCCGCTTCAGGACGTAATCCACAAGTCTCGGGTCAGGCTCGACCCCCATCTGCTTCAAGGCCCACTCCACCGAGTGTCTCCCCGAGTGCTTGCCGAGGACTATCCTTCTCCTATTCCCCACAGCCTCCGGCATCATGGGCTCGTAGGTGAAGGGGTTGTTCAGGACGCCGTGTACATGTATGCCAGACTCGTGGCTGAAGGCGTTGTCGCCCACCACGGCCTTGTTGGGCTGTAGCTGTATTCCGAACAACGACGCAACGAGCCTGGAGGTGCTGTAGAGCCGCTCCAGCCTCACCCCGACCTTATAGCCCAACAGGAAGTGCGCGGCGGCCGCCACCTCCTCGAGGGCCGCGTTTCCGCCCCTCTCGCCGAAGCCGTTGACCGTAACTTGCGCCACGTCGGCGCCAGCCTCCAATGCGGCTATGGTGTTGGCCACCGCCATCCCGAAGTCGTCGTGGCAGTGCACGTGCATGGGCACCGGCGGGAGCCTTGCCTTTAGGTGTTCCACTAGGTACTTCATACGGCTGGGCGTCATGACGCCGACGGTGTCGGGCACGTTTATCTCGTCCGCGCCCGCCTCTATGGCCGTCTTAAAGGCCTGCGTTAAGAACTCCAAGTCGCTCCTCGTGGCGTCCTCGGCGCTGAAGAGCACCCTTACCCCTCTGGACTTGGCGTACTCTACAGACTCAGCGATTCTCCTTAAGACCTCCTCTCTAGTCATGCGTAATTTGTACTTCATATGGACGTCGCTAGTGGCTATAAAGACGTGGACCATATCGACACCCGAATCGACAGCCGCATCTATATCCGCCCTATTGGCGCGCGCTAGGCTGACCACCTCGGCGTATGTGACGTCCCGTGCTATTTTAGCTACAGCCTCGGCCTCCTCCGGCGAGACCGCCGCAAATCCCGCCTCTATGTAGTCGACTCTCAACTCGTCTAGGGCTAAGCCGATTTTGACCTTGTCCTCGACCGTTAGAGAAACGCCGGGCATCTGTTCACCGTCGCGTAGAGTGGTGTCAAAGATCTTTACTGGACGAGCCCCGAATCCATATGTGCGAGAAGTAGACTATATATAAGTTTTCCGACCTATTTAGATCAGCCGTATAGGTGACACGCGACTACATGTCCCTTTTCCGCCTCAATGGCCTTAGGCCTCACGTTCCTACAGGTCTCGGTGGCGTAGGGGCAACGGTCGGCGAAGGGACAGCCCCTATAGGTCTGCGAGAACTCTATGGTCACAGACGTAATTCTGGTACTCCACCTCTCTTTGAGCTTAGGCACTGACGATAACAACATCTGCGTGTAGGGATGTAGCGGCTTGTTGAACACGTCCGACACGGTGCCGTATTCCACCATCATGCCTTTGTACAACACCGCTATTTTGTCGCCTATATACGACGCCAAGCCCATATCGTGAGTTATGAAGAGTATCGTCATGCCCATCTTCTCCCTAATTTCATGTAGCAAATTCAAGACAGACACGCGGAGGGACGCGTCTATCATCGAGACGGGCTCATCCGCCAACAACACCCGAGGTTGTATCAAAAGAGCGCGCGCTATCGAGATCCTCTGTAGCTGACCTCCCGAGAATTGGTGGGGATATCTCCCCAGCACATCTCTGGGGTTGAGGCCGACAA
This region includes:
- a CDS encoding cyclase family protein; the encoded protein is MKVIDLSRELHNGMQIYPGDPPYRHEYVSMARRYGEVTLSRLEMGSHTGTHIDAPAHFVPGGDTIEKIPAERFVARGYVLDFSFKRPGEAITAGDLMRYSEKIRRGSAVMIYTGFSSKYGTEEFLYDWPYLDRSSADYLAEVGVAVVGVEGMSVAGYAGVEGYPYPPRASKEDVVYVHYKLLSAGIIVIENLTNLDLVIKECGSEALFVYAPIKIRGGEGGPARVLALC
- a CDS encoding homocitrate synthase family protein, whose product is MFDTTLRDGEQMPGVSLTVEDKVKIGLALDELRVDYIEAGFAAVSPEEAEAVAKIARDVTYAEVVSLARANRADIDAAVDSGVDMVHVFIATSDVHMKYKLRMTREEVLRRIAESVEYAKSRGVRVLFSAEDATRSDLEFLTQAFKTAIEAGADEINVPDTVGVMTPSRMKYLVEHLKARLPPVPMHVHCHDDFGMAVANTIAALEAGADVAQVTVNGFGERGGNAALEEVAAAAHFLLGYKVGVRLERLYSTSRLVASLFGIQLQPNKAVVGDNAFSHESGIHVHGVLNNPFTYEPMMPEAVGNRRRIVLGKHSGRHSVEWALKQMGVEPDPRLVDYVLKRIKEYAGRKKPVDEAVLKQFLQEYSRAIAAI
- a CDS encoding ABC transporter ATP-binding protein; amino-acid sequence: MSVLYEVEGLTKIFTSGFFRTTKIYALSDVNFDVEEGEVLSIVGESGSGKSTLLKIMMKILEPTAGKVIYRGRDLRAWRPLDYWKEVQAVLQDPYSSFNPFYRVERILNKTLERLKPELPESERQKVIEETLRFVGLNPRDVLGRYPHQFSGGQLQRISIARALLIQPRVLLADEPVSMIDASLRVSVLNLLHEIREKMGMTILFITHDMGLASYIGDKIAVLYKGMMVEYGTVSDVFNKPLHPYTQMLLSSVPKLKERWSTRITSVTIEFSQTYRGCPFADRCPYATETCRNVRPKAIEAEKGHVVACHLYG